The Coregonus clupeaformis isolate EN_2021a unplaced genomic scaffold, ASM2061545v1 scaf3593, whole genome shotgun sequence genome contains the following window.
TCCCTATCTACACATACAGTatgctctgcatctgtcctcgtgctactagaccttagtgctgcctttgacaccatcgatcaccacattctttgggagagactggaaacccaaattggtctacacggacaagttctggcctggtttagatcctacctgtcggaaagatatcagtttgtctctgtggaatggtctgtcctccgacaaatcaactgtacatttcggtgttcctcaaggttccgttttaggaccactattgttttcactatatattttacctcttggggatgttattcgaaaacataatgttaactttcactgctatgcggatgacacacagctgtacatttcaatgaaacatggtgaagccccaaaattgccctcgctagaagcctgtgtttcggacataggaagtggatggctgaaaactttttacttttaaactcggacaaaacagagatgcttgttctaggtcccaagaaacaaagagatcttctgttaaatctgacaattcatctagatggttgtaaagtcgtctcaaataaaactgtgaaggacctcggtgttactcttgaccctgatctctcttttgacgaacatatcaagactgtttcaaggacagcttttttccatctacgtaacattgcaaaaatcagaaattttctgtccaaaaatgatgcagaaaaattaatccatgcatttgttacttctaggttagactactgcaatgctctattttccggctacccggataaagcactaaataaacttcagttagtgctaaatacggctgctagaatcctgactagaaccaagaaatttgatcatattactccagtgctagcttcccctacactggcttcctgttaaggcaaggggctgatttcaaggttttactgttaacctataaagcattacatgggcttgctcctacctatctttccgagttggtcctgccgtacataccaatacgtacgccacggtcacaagacgcaggcctcctaattgtccctagaatttctaagcaaacagcgggaggcagggctttctcctatagatctccatttttatggaacagtctgcctacccatgtgagagagcagaactcggtctcaacctttaagtctttactgaagacttatctcttcagtaggtcatatgattgagtgtagtctggcccaggagtgtgaaggtgaacggaaaggctggagcaacgaacagcccttgctgtctctgccgggccggttcccctctccactggggttctctgcctctaaccctgttgcaggggctggagtcactggcttgctggtgctctttcatgccgtccctgggagggtgcgtcacttgagtgggttgagttactgacgtgatcttcctgtctgggttggcgcccccttggtttgtgctgtggtggagacctctgtgggctatactcggccttgtctcaggattgtaagttggtggttggggatatccctctagtggtggcggggctgtgctttggcggagtgggtggggttatatccttcctgtttagccctgtccgggggtttcttcggatgggggccacagtgtctccggaccgctcctgtctcagcctccagtatttatgctgcagtagtttatgtgtcggggggctggggttagttggttatacctggagtacttctcctgtcttatccagtgtcctgtgtgaatttaagtatgctctctctaattctctcgttctctctttctctctgagaacctgagccctaggaccatacgtcaggactaccgggcatgatgacaccttgctgtccccagtccgcctggccttgctgctattccagtttcaactgttctgcctgcggttatggaacccctacctgtcccagacctgctgttttcaactcttaatgatcggctatgaaaagccaactgagatttattcctgattattatttgaccatgcttgtcacttatgaacatttttgaacatcttggcatggttctgttataatctccacccggcacagccagaagaggactggccacccctcatagcctggttcctctctaggtttcttcctaggctttcgcctttctagggagtttttcctagccaccgtgcttctacacctgcattactagctgtttggggttttaggctgggtttctgtacagcacttcgagatattagctgatgtaagaagggctatataaaataaaattgattgattgattcaagaATTCCACGGGTGAGAATAGATCTCTGCCGAGAATCCTCAGGGTGAAAATAGGATTCTGCTCAGATTTCACAGATTCTGTGGGGGAGAATAGAATTCAGATGAGGCCCCTGCAGGTGAGAATAGAAAGCCAGAGGTATTCCCCTAACTATGTGTCTCTGTGTTCTGTGTAGCAGGCATTGGATGCAGGGGAaatgagagaaagtgtgtgtgtgtgtgtgtgtgtgtgtgtgtgtgtgtgtgtgtgtgtgtgtgtgtgtgtgtgtgtgtgtgtctgtgtgtgtgtgagccagcgattgagactgagtgagtgagtgagtgagtgagtgagtgagtgtgtgtaagtTTCcgtacccgtgtgtgtgtgtttctgtacctgtgtgtctctctgatgAGGACGGCTCTGTGTAGCTGACGTTGGATGCGTGCGGGCCTGGGGCCACAGGGGTGGACGAAGGGATGGACAGCCACCAGGACAAAGCCCTGACCGTACAGCTCCCTCACCTGGACAGGTAACTCTCTCACCGACGACAGACACAGCACTGACGACACAGACAcctctggagagagaaagagaacgtgtgtgagagagtgagtaagtgtgtgtgtggaaggggaAGGGAAGgtggttgtgtgtgggtgtgggagtgtgtgggggagagcaaagcccacccactgggggagccaggcccagccaatcagaatgattttttcaccacaaaagggctttattacagacagaaatgctcctcagtttcatcagctgttcgggtggctggtctcagacgatcccgcaagtaaagaagccggatgtggaggtcctgggctggtgtggttacacgtggtctgcggttgtgaggccggttggacaaattctctaaacgacgttggaggcagcttacgatagagaaatgaacattcaattctctggcaacagttctggtggacattcctgcagccagcatgccaattgcacacaccctcaaaacttgagacatctgtggcattgtgttgtgtgacaaaactgtacattttagagttgccttttattgtccccagcacaaggtgcacctgtgtaatgatcatgctgtttaatcagcttcttgataaaccacacctgtcaggtggatggattattttggcaaaagataaatgctcactaacagggatgtaaacaacatttgagagaaataagctatttgtgcgtttctgagatattttatttcagctcatgaaaaatgggaccaacacttcatatgttgcgtttatatttgttgTTCAGTATAGCatgactacagtatgtctgtgtgtgtatggagtTTGTGCGTGTGTATGTTTGAAGTTGTGTATAGATGGCTGTGTATCGcggtgtgtgtatatacacaataTGTGTGCGTATTGAGGTGTGTgtattgaggtgtgtgtgtgtgtgtattgaggtgtggtgtgtgtattgaggtgtgtgtattgaggtgtgtattgatgtgtgtgtgtattgaggtgtgtgtatgtgtgtattgcggtgtgtgtctgtgtgtattgaggtgtgggtgtgtgtatttgacatatgtcagtgtgtgtatggaggtgtgtgtattgaggtgtatgtatgtgtattgaGGTATGTGTGTATTGATAtatgtgtattgatgtgtgtatATTGGGGTGTGTATATtggggtatgtgtgtgttgaggtgtgtgtattgaggtgtgtgtattgaggtgtgtgtattgaggtgtgtgtatccaggtgtgtgtgtattgatgtgtgtgtgtgtgtattgaggtgtgtgtgtgtgtgtgtgtattgatgtgtatgtgtgtgtattggtgtgtgtgtgtgtgtattgaggtgtgtgtgtgtgtgtattgaggtgtgtgcatgtgttacacccctgaaaaaggggagaaataatcacgaacgtggacgcgagttatgtttcctcactgacaaatttagtgtaatgattttacaaaaataccacattttacagaacaacagatctacaggaaccagagatttgtagggtacaaagcttattcaagtcacaacagcataaactgtaattcactaaaacatatacaaatgtttcaatataactgtcaaacacaaagtagctttagctcagtaacccataactacatttatcaaccatgtcaacaaagtattcgaaacacattatacaaataaccccaaatattatattaacaacgcacatattcattcacaattagcataaaatggcagctactctcagtacgaagctatcgctgcaaccaagcagattacagtcacacacgcacctaataactctcttcaacttaactctaacttcctcaagatgttactaacacataccttaaatctctcttcacaggttagcaagttattacattcaaattaactcgtttcatatcaataacgtacctgaaaaaaggggagaaataatcacgaacgtgacgcagttatgtttcctcactgacaaatttagtgtaatgagaaaaagaccgcgattccccccaggaagttgggtggataccagagcaatcgatctcaggctcatagattaagagcatttagtagatcacagatgaacacttttacccttaaattaggcaccacaaactaaagtagtcaatataacatttacacattcctcttacaatattaaccctttgactcttgacggattttaaacacatttatgcattttatcaatctctatgaactagtactggatgcattctctttttaaccttagatattttaagatccttacataccatgaacttactaatacttttagtgtataacaggctatgaatatgtcctttaacctgtcacactctccccgacaaaataaatgttgtcccaacattaccaacattatcttcttaaacagtctataagcactggacgtagaaaatcctcttctgtaagctagtccttgagcagaggtcaaagttcacagttcaaatagaaccaagaagttatattcacagtccatatctgttgaccagctgtataaacagtccataagcagtcttttctcatactattgtcaacagtccatcagttttaatgatctatatgcatagtctgctaattgtcttgtgaaagtctgtgaaatcagtcagtagtccatggtcaaacatgtcaactctgtctgtggcctcaagtttgctggaagtccatacatgtagggtggctgaaggtaatatcgctgtagtgatggcagccatggaaccagtcctggtgcagggtagacagggaacaactgtggctgtggctgtatactgtagcaggaagggataccaagctgatcataggtgatacgtcttggagggtgtctctctctttgtggcagctggtaagctggttcctcaggttcagcagcagcagttaatgaaggaaaggcacttagtggacgatcatccagcacattttcagcaggcaagttcatctcctcagcaggcagttctttaactgttgttttctcctccagctgattttcaacaagaggctgtgctggtagcgtatcaggaactggcaccgcaactgtttgtttcactggtgggggcctgttttccgactctctcgctggttcagcatacctctcaggtactgtaggagatgtggggacctgtagcggctcatgatgaaggtcatattcatccccgctgtcttcatcagaatctagaggctgtgatccaggctgatgtctctttttcttacttttgtcatctttagtcatttctggttgtctctcaaaaggtaagtggtcacaggacatgagcaggtttctgtgcaggacccgggagcgtcccctacccttttctggtctcaactcataaatcggcaggtctgaacccatttgtctcactactgtgtgaatttgatcttcccaatagttacggagtttgcctggtcctcctcttggtgtcaggtttttaatcagaacttcgctcgccaggctgtagcactgaactcctaactttagtgtcatagtacttcttacttctttcagcagctttctgagcattttcttttgcaatggcgtatgcttcttccattcctcgtttccagttctccacgtagtctcgcttggttactggaacctgcctctgtgcacaatccaaagaacatatcaactggaagcctgggtgatctcccaaacagaagataaaatggtgaatagccagtcacttcgtaacgggtgcagttataggcataaaccagtttgtttagagactccttccagtttgacttttgtgtctcagttagtgtctttagcatttgcaacaatgttctgttcattcgttccacttgaccgttccccatcgggtggtagggtgttgttctggaccccgccatgccactgagtttctttaactgatggaacaactgattttcgaattctcccccttggtcatggtggatgcgggaggggaacccaaacttcagggcaaagtcattgaagatgagatttgcagcagtttttcctgactttgatgtggtggcgtaggcttgagtgaaacgtgtaaaatggtcaacaatcacgaggatgtactcatatcccccctttgcatctgtcgagatggaggaaatctatacataccagttcaaatggctgtgttgtcacaatgtttgtcagaggagctcttgtttcatggcctggctttttctgcttgacacagctacaagttttagtcacatagtgctcaatgtcagattgcatataaggccagaagaagcggtcacgtactagtgatacgagtgcggtcagtaccttggtgtcccatgttattgtgcaactcttccatcactttacctttgtactgctctggtagaactaactgcttacgggctgtagtgattctgtacagaataccatcactgtcgattgtcaatttgtcccattctctgaataggcattttgtctttggactgaattccttttgctctttaactggcggtttggaaccagacagcttgaaatcgagcacaggacggatgaccggatcagactcttgtgcctctcttatcccctcttttgggatcgagctgattgttgctgtagttgtctcaccttcagctgatactgacatagatgcagctgaaattgaccaaggcacaaaaggctctttctgtacctctactgcttgtatagtggcggcaatggtgtctggtggaagctcctcagaacattctctcatcagtgactctacatccagtggcatcctcgacaaagcatctgcatcaccgttctctctgcctggcctgtactttattgtaaagtggaaatcagccaattctgcaacccacctggaagtggttgcgttcagtttgcagtagacagaatgtagctgagcgggttgttatcactgtatacagtgaaggtcgagcatagtacaaataatcatggaacttatcagtgattgcccattttagagctagaaattctagcttgccagagtggtagtgatagttcttctcagctgctgttaaggttcgagagccataagcaatgaccctaagcttcccatcttgctcttgataaagaactgctcccaagccttggtgtgacgcatcagtgtgtacaacaaatggctgagtgaagtcagggaaacctaagactggtgggtgaagcagacactcaatcagctgttcaagtgcctgttgatgctggtcagtccacaggattggcttgtttgagggcaccacatgacttactttctttgtttttgctttccgtgggtggtcaggtaatttctctgaatctgctttcaggaggtcatacagacagctggccctcctagaaaagtctttgatgtactgtctgtagtaagtgagtaaaccaagcatttttctgagctggcccacagtctgtggtctgatctctttcaatgctcttactgcttcaaaatcggctgggtcaactttgctgccgtctgcagacactattctgcccaaataacggacctggggtttaaagagatcacacttacttggcttgagtttgatgccatactctctgagacgctgcaaaacctttttgcacatcattcacatggctgtcgaaagttttactgaaaactagcgtgtcgtccagataaggaatgcagatgttgtcccggagcccttccaaacattcctccatacaacgctgaaaagctgcaggagcgttcatgaggccgaatggcatacgtatccactcatagagtccccatggggtcacaaatgctgtcagtgatctgctttcttcagagatgaacccttggtgatatgcttttccctgatctaaaagggagaaccaggaattaccacctaaactgtccatgatgtcctggacccgagggatgggctggcggtcgggatgtgtctttctgttcaggtctctgtaatctatacacaaccggagggtcccgtccttcttcctaacgcaacgacaggtgaagaatatgaagagtttgacttcctaacccaaccctgggcttgaggtcatgaaggtaacccttcatctcctgatacagtggcctgggcactgacatgtatgtgcgcttgactggttcagagtcctttagagaaatagtcattttcaatcgttcaatgcagccaatgtcattgtctgatctggagaaggagtgacactcttctctaagcattttcctaacaacctctctctgttcttcggttaggtgacttaaacctactggtggatcccactgttcagtagcagtacatggggtttgaacactggtgtgattcactgtggctggggtgacagctttttcaaagacttgggcaggtaacacagtcataatggtttgtactgtacccgattatggtgcgtcctagcagggcaatgtcgtggtcagtggggttagagacatcaagcatgacaactggaaaaacacctttcttaactctgactagtgtgtcaaagaactcaagttcatctggccactgcgggttcaggtctggctggaaaagcattgtcatgtcatctttgaaaggctgggaagctacccggcactcaatctgaatgctactgtgttttggtacagcaaccttctctttcttggtcttcactgcgtattcatctgtctgttctgcgctaacagcctgtataaaagccctcaccttatttcttttgaggcttgggaaagcttttttcactgtactgtaccgtttagtcttttcggtcattgtcaggatgtgctcaataacattgaaacctatgatgggatgagataggtgacagcctttcattaccagcactgggatgatcagttccttcgtttggtcagtttcagaggctagcgaaaaagttgtttcaatccatcccaggtacgg
Protein-coding sequences here:
- the LOC123490262 gene encoding raftlin-like; the encoded protein is FLSCGGRGGEESGKIYSTLRRPQVETKVGVAYTYHFLDFLLGKEEVSVSSVLCLSSVRELPVQVRELYGQGFVLVAVHPFVHPCGPRPARIQRQLHRAVLIRETH